A genomic region of Haliotis asinina isolate JCU_RB_2024 chromosome 1, JCU_Hal_asi_v2, whole genome shotgun sequence contains the following coding sequences:
- the LOC137272655 gene encoding uncharacterized protein, whose product MPRKDMYPGESLSVPHLGGDEVVPRTQMSSASLKNTAGMPHLHPVEVGASVPTPAAEAMDYYDWDLPPPVVPVHPTPVGGRLGIFWANWTFLEDPFVCKILRAGYKLPLAGAPPLTTTPLSRVYSIDQQVLILENINILLTKRAIEIVSEPHHSPGFYSPIFLVPKKGSTKMRMIHNTATFNSLYLAEPPHFRMTSLDQIRAKLSPGAWMASLDLQDAYLHVPIFPRHRKFLRFIFNGLLRKQLDFSTRLLQQLGWIINIEKSQLEPAQELTFIGGLFLTRLNLVRVPPDRWQKILAFTDRALSLPLTLREWQSLLGLLTSAQDLTLRGRLMLRPLQRFLLPFIRENDLQSSFLLPPHLHQYLRWWTVEWNVCAGVCLTSFNHDHELFVDASLLGWGAHLNGQTTSGLWSDAEREWHINNLEMQAVILAVRH is encoded by the exons atgccaagaaaagATATGTACCCAGGAGAGAGTCTATCCGTTCCTCATTTGGGAGGGGACGAGGTCGTACCAAGGACTCAGATGTCCAGCGCAAGCCTCAAGAACACTGCAGGGATGCCCCATCTACATCCAGTCGAGGTAGGGGCAAGCGTCCCTACTCCGGCCGCTGAAGCCATGGACTactacgactgggacctcccacccccagtcgtaccagttcatccgacccctgtaggtgggagactagggatcttctgggcCAACTGGACATTCCTGGAAGACCCGTTTGTTTGCAAGATCCTGAGAGCCGGCTACAAGCTGCCACTAGCCGGAGCTCCGCCGTTGACTACCACTCCCCTGTCACGAGTGTACTCAATAGATCAACAGGTACTTATactagaaaacatcaacattttgttAACAAAACGTGCTATAGAGATAGTGTCAGAACCCCATCACTCCCCAGGGTTCtattcacccatcttcctggtaCCCAAGAAAGGCTCCACCAAAATGCGGATGATTCACAACACGGCGACTTTCAACAGCCTGTATTTAGCCGAGCCCCCGCATTTCCGAATGACGTCACTGGATCAGATCCGAGCCAAGTTGTCACCCGGAGCTTGGATGGCCAGCCTAGATTTACAGGATGCTTACCTGCACGTTCCTATATTCCCACGCCACAGGAAGTTCCtgcgtttcatattcaacgga ttgctacgcaaacaactggacttctccacacgcCTACTTCAGCAGTTGGGATGGATTATCAATATCGAGAAGTCGCAACTGGAACCAGCGCAGGAGTTAACTTTCATTGGGGGGTTGTTCCTGACTCGGCTCAATCTGGTCAGGGTCCCTCCCGATCGATGGCAGAAGATTCTCGCCTTTACGGATCGAGCTCTGTCCCTACCTCTCACCCTCAGAgaatggcagtctctgttgggcttGTTGACGTCGGCGCAAGACCTCACCCTCAGAGGACGGCTTATGCTGCGTCCACTACAGAGGTTCCTATTACCATTCATTCGGGAGAACGACCTCCAGTCATCATTTCTTCTACCTCCGCACCTGCATCAGTACCTCAGGTGGTGGACGGTAGAGTGGAACGTCTGCgccggtgtttgtttgacaagctTCAACCATGACCACGAATTGTTTGTAGACGCATCCCTCTTGGGATGGGGCGCTCACTTGAACGGCCAgacaacctcagggctgtggtcagacGCCGAAAGGGAGTGGCATATCAACAACCTGGAGATGCAGGCAGTCATCCTAGCGGTCCGCCACTGA